A genomic segment from Chitinophagaceae bacterium encodes:
- a CDS encoding OsmC family protein, with protein sequence MKRFSTANWKGTGKEGTGTVSTQSTVLNNSQYSYSSRFENGIGTNPEELVAAAHAGCFSMKLSFVLNAAGFTADNIDTRCEITLDSGAITESKLTVKATVTGISKDQFDAAVADAKANCPISKLYNTNIVAEATLAY encoded by the coding sequence ATGAAGAGATTTTCAACAGCCAACTGGAAAGGCACAGGAAAAGAAGGCACAGGAACGGTAAGTACGCAAAGTACAGTACTCAACAACAGCCAATATTCCTATTCTTCCCGCTTTGAAAATGGCATTGGCACCAACCCCGAAGAACTTGTTGCAGCAGCACATGCAGGTTGCTTTTCCATGAAGTTAAGTTTTGTGTTAAATGCAGCGGGCTTTACAGCAGATAATATTGATACCCGTTGCGAAATAACTTTGGATAGCGGCGCAATTACTGAGTCTAAATTAACGGTTAAAGCAACCGTTACTGGAATATCCAAAGATCAGTTTGATGCAGCAGTTGCTGATGCAAAAGCCAATTGCCCTATTTCTAAATTGTATAACACCAATATTGTTGCAGAAGCGACATTGGCTTATTAA
- a CDS encoding peptidylprolyl isomerase — MKKIFLVPVLMLISSAGFSQNIFSYGNNAVSKQEFLKAFNKNKVTITDKDKAVRDYLELYSNFKLKVKEAQDLKLDTLPQIKYDVENFRNQVAESYLNDKKSMDLLQTEAFERSKRDLHVIHFFAPINADYDSIKAKAAIEEAYAQLKKGNSNYTALAKEITGKFSMLRQADMGYITVFNMPYEYENIIYTLKPGEYSKPYQAKNGWHIFRFIGDRPSTGKWRVAQILFSFPPDANDYSKAEVVKKADSVYALLQNGMSFAEAAKNFSDDRNTYLTEGELPEFGAGKYSDAFFTQVIELKNDGAISKPFETPFGIHILKRISHKPAVTDVADEDFQTEIKHKILVDSRVNAPKEKFIQDVTLLTGYKKSKQVNYEDLLRYADTVMKYLPKEKMYSLPVSNKTIGTFKDGSSVKGYDWLNYIKQYKTDYQQYKGESNAELLRKFAGYISLNFYKKNLEKYNEDFAFQVNEFKEGNMLFEIMERKIWGKATNDSAGLLKYYNEHKEKYKWDKSANILIFNTTTALDAQDALEDLKAGKSWHTVISEMSERLQADSGRYSLEQINSPDKNIVPQANTYSDITTNTDGTALFVKYLELFPAGQQRNFTDARGLVINDYQDLLEQQWITALKKKYPVKVNEAVVKEIIRQL; from the coding sequence ATGAAAAAGATTTTCCTTGTTCCTGTATTAATGCTAATTTCTTCAGCCGGCTTTTCTCAAAATATTTTTTCTTACGGCAACAATGCTGTTTCTAAACAGGAATTTTTAAAGGCTTTCAACAAAAACAAAGTTACCATTACCGATAAAGATAAAGCAGTAAGGGATTACCTGGAACTATATAGCAATTTTAAGTTAAAGGTAAAAGAAGCGCAGGATCTAAAGCTGGATACTCTGCCGCAAATAAAATACGATGTTGAAAATTTTCGCAACCAGGTAGCCGAATCGTACCTGAACGATAAAAAAAGCATGGATTTGCTGCAAACTGAAGCCTTTGAAAGAAGCAAGAGAGACTTACATGTGATTCACTTTTTTGCTCCTATAAATGCCGATTACGACAGCATTAAAGCCAAGGCCGCCATTGAAGAGGCGTATGCACAATTAAAAAAAGGAAACAGCAACTATACTGCACTGGCCAAAGAAATTACCGGAAAATTTTCGATGTTGCGCCAGGCCGATATGGGATACATTACGGTATTTAATATGCCTTATGAATACGAAAATATTATTTACACTTTAAAGCCGGGTGAATATTCAAAACCTTACCAGGCCAAAAACGGCTGGCATATTTTTAGGTTTATAGGCGACAGGCCAAGTACTGGAAAATGGCGTGTAGCGCAAATATTATTCTCTTTTCCGCCGGATGCCAACGATTACAGCAAGGCAGAGGTGGTAAAAAAAGCCGATTCTGTTTATGCATTATTACAAAACGGGATGAGCTTTGCCGAAGCGGCAAAAAATTTCAGCGACGACAGAAATACCTATTTAACCGAAGGTGAGTTGCCGGAATTTGGCGCCGGAAAATATTCGGATGCATTTTTTACACAGGTAATTGAATTAAAAAATGATGGGGCAATCAGTAAGCCTTTTGAAACCCCTTTTGGCATACATATTTTAAAACGGATTTCGCATAAACCGGCGGTAACCGATGTTGCTGATGAAGATTTTCAAACCGAAATTAAACACAAAATTTTGGTAGACAGCCGTGTAAATGCACCCAAAGAAAAGTTTATACAGGATGTAACCCTGCTTACGGGTTATAAAAAAAGCAAGCAGGTAAATTACGAAGATTTGTTGCGCTATGCCGATACGGTTATGAAATACCTGCCCAAAGAAAAAATGTACTCCCTTCCGGTAAGCAATAAAACCATCGGCACATTTAAAGATGGCTCTTCGGTAAAAGGGTACGATTGGCTTAACTATATTAAACAATACAAAACAGATTACCAGCAGTATAAAGGCGAAAGCAATGCTGAGCTTTTACGAAAATTTGCAGGGTATATCTCTTTAAATTTTTACAAAAAAAACCTGGAAAAATATAATGAAGACTTTGCTTTTCAGGTAAATGAATTTAAAGAAGGTAATATGCTTTTTGAAATTATGGAGAGAAAAATTTGGGGCAAAGCCACCAATGACAGTGCCGGCCTTTTAAAATATTATAATGAACATAAAGAAAAATATAAATGGGATAAAAGCGCCAATATATTAATTTTTAATACCACTACGGCATTAGATGCTCAGGATGCACTGGAAGATTTAAAAGCCGGCAAAAGCTGGCACACCGTAATTTCAGAAATGAGCGAAAGGCTGCAGGCAGACAGCGGCCGGTATAGCCTGGAGCAAATTAACAGCCCAGATAAAAATATTGTACCGCAAGCCAATACTTACAGCGATATTACTACTAATACAGATGGCACTGCCTTGTTTGTAAAATACCTTGAATTATTTCCGGCTGGGCAGCAAAGAAACTTTACCGATGCCCGTGGGCTTGTAATTAACGACTACCAGGACCTGCTGGAGCAACAGTGGATTACTGCACTTAAGAAAAAATACCCGGTAAAAGTAAATGAAGCAGTAGTAAAAGAAATTATCCGCCAACTTTAA
- a CDS encoding redoxin domain-containing protein: MNKKLRCATFLCFICFNSWAQYKISVTCNYDTGMAYLTYHYGKNLNIEDSGKVNNKGAVVFQGNTPLQQGIYALVLPGKRFSLDFLVSDVQTITIDTDTTKLPEAKITGSKDNELFINYQKFVNEKGRLLMGEREAYMRSKTKADSALHEANYIKLNTEINKYREDIIQNNSNSLMASLFNAMKEAPYPTKVPVTRQDTLNNYYFYKQHYWDGITFMDDRIIRTPFFLPKLERYYREVMQQAPDSLIKDIDYRLLYARNAPEMYKFLLNWYTDEYINPKYMGQDKVFIHLFEKYHSKGLTAWLTDKQMEIITRRAYMQMANQLGEQAANLELLDTAGKPKPLYNLSSDYTVVIFWDPNCGHCKEEIPRLDSIYRASWKAKKVKIYAVLSEKEDQKNNWKKFIREHDITGWTNVYQSKKQADEELASNRPNFRQLYDVITTPTLYLLDKEKRIIGKKLTLLQMNDLLETKLKTAVQ; encoded by the coding sequence ATGAATAAAAAATTACGCTGCGCTACCTTTCTTTGCTTTATTTGTTTTAACAGTTGGGCCCAATATAAAATAAGTGTAACCTGCAATTATGATACGGGAATGGCTTACCTCACTTATCATTATGGCAAAAATTTGAATATTGAAGACTCGGGTAAAGTGAATAATAAAGGTGCCGTGGTTTTCCAGGGAAATACACCACTGCAACAGGGGATATATGCCCTGGTGTTGCCCGGCAAACGCTTTTCATTAGATTTTTTAGTAAGCGATGTACAAACTATTACCATAGATACAGATACTACAAAATTGCCAGAGGCAAAAATTACCGGCTCTAAAGACAATGAACTTTTTATAAACTATCAAAAATTTGTAAATGAAAAAGGGCGCCTGCTCATGGGTGAAAGGGAGGCATATATGCGTTCCAAAACCAAGGCAGACTCTGCTTTGCACGAAGCCAATTATATTAAACTCAATACAGAGATTAATAAATACAGGGAAGATATTATCCAAAACAACTCCAATTCTTTAATGGCTTCATTGTTTAATGCCATGAAAGAAGCACCCTATCCCACAAAAGTGCCTGTAACAAGGCAGGACACCCTTAATAATTATTATTTTTATAAACAACATTATTGGGATGGTATCACTTTTATGGATGACCGTATCATCCGTACGCCGTTCTTTTTGCCCAAGCTGGAGCGCTATTACCGGGAAGTAATGCAACAAGCGCCGGACTCCCTGATAAAAGATATAGATTACCGGCTTTTATATGCACGCAATGCTCCGGAAATGTATAAATTTTTGCTCAACTGGTATACTGATGAATATATTAACCCTAAGTACATGGGCCAGGATAAAGTATTTATTCACCTGTTTGAAAAATACCACAGCAAAGGCTTAACAGCATGGCTTACCGATAAGCAAATGGAAATTATTACCCGCCGTGCCTATATGCAAATGGCAAACCAATTGGGTGAACAAGCCGCCAACCTTGAGTTGCTCGATACCGCCGGAAAACCCAAACCACTCTACAACCTTTCCTCTGATTATACTGTGGTAATTTTTTGGGATCCCAACTGCGGCCATTGCAAAGAAGAAATACCCAGGCTCGATTCAATATACAGGGCATCGTGGAAAGCAAAAAAAGTAAAAATATATGCCGTGCTCTCAGAAAAAGAAGACCAAAAAAACAACTGGAAAAAATTTATCCGGGAACACGATATAACCGGCTGGACAAATGTTTACCAAAGTAAAAAGCAGGCCGATGAAGAATTGGCTTCCAACAGACCCAATTTTAGGCAGCTTTACGATGTAATTACTACGCCTACGCTCTACCTTCTCGATAAAGAAAAAAGGATTATTGGCAAAAAGCTTACCTTATTGCAAATGAACGACCTCCTGGAAACCAAACTTAAAACTGCGGTTCAATAA
- the rlmD gene encoding 23S rRNA (uracil(1939)-C(5))-methyltransferase RlmD has protein sequence MRKKRNKEILQDVPITGYAAEGRAIARLKKENEEAGKILFVSSVIPGDRADILVVKNKKDWAEGRPIKITHFSSDRIEPFCRHFGVCGGCKWQMLPYQKQLEFKQQEAEQNIKRIGRQENFLILPIAGSEKTKAYRNKLEFTASNKEYIVDLNSGNDTKKAGALGFHVPRIFDKTIDIYECHLMDDVNNRIRNTIRDYALYHQIEFYDIREHTGWLRNIIIRYCTTGELMVNVIVNYEDDQPIKLLLNHLLEKVPHISTLLYTVNTKWNDSIFDLKPVVYFGNGYVIEKLGAYKFMIGPKSFFQTNTAQAEKLYTIAAGFAALTGIETVYDLYCGTGSIGIFMSNKAKKIIGVEIIEEAIEDAKKNAELNNVGHINFFAGDVIKICNNEFFAAHGRPDVILTDPPRAGMHEKLVNKLLEIEAPKIVYISCNTATQARDIALLSEKYKLIKLQPVDMFPHTHHIESVALLTLKEN, from the coding sequence GTGAGGAAAAAACGCAATAAAGAAATACTGCAGGATGTACCCATAACCGGCTATGCAGCCGAAGGAAGGGCAATAGCAAGGCTTAAAAAAGAGAATGAAGAAGCCGGGAAAATCCTTTTTGTTTCATCTGTTATTCCGGGGGACAGGGCAGATATTTTGGTAGTAAAAAATAAAAAAGACTGGGCCGAAGGCCGGCCAATTAAAATTACCCATTTTTCCAGCGACAGGATTGAGCCCTTTTGCAGGCATTTTGGGGTTTGTGGCGGATGCAAATGGCAAATGTTACCCTATCAAAAGCAATTGGAATTTAAGCAGCAGGAAGCAGAACAAAATATTAAGCGAATTGGCCGGCAGGAAAATTTTTTGATTTTGCCTATTGCGGGCTCAGAAAAAACAAAGGCCTACCGCAATAAACTAGAATTTACGGCAAGCAACAAAGAATATATTGTTGATTTAAACTCAGGTAATGATACAAAAAAAGCTGGTGCGTTGGGATTTCATGTACCCAGGATTTTTGATAAAACCATTGATATTTACGAATGTCATTTGATGGACGATGTAAATAACCGTATTCGCAATACAATAAGGGATTATGCGCTTTATCATCAAATTGAATTTTATGATATCCGTGAGCATACCGGCTGGCTCAGGAATATTATTATAAGGTATTGCACTACAGGCGAATTAATGGTGAATGTTATCGTAAATTATGAAGATGACCAGCCTATAAAACTCCTACTCAATCATTTATTAGAAAAAGTACCGCATATCAGTACATTGCTTTATACCGTAAATACTAAATGGAACGATAGTATTTTTGATCTTAAACCGGTTGTGTATTTTGGAAATGGTTATGTAATAGAAAAGCTCGGTGCATATAAATTTATGATTGGCCCCAAATCTTTTTTTCAAACCAATACGGCACAGGCCGAAAAATTATATACTATTGCTGCGGGATTTGCTGCTTTAACGGGTATCGAAACAGTTTACGACCTTTACTGTGGCACGGGAAGCATTGGTATATTTATGAGCAATAAGGCAAAGAAAATTATTGGGGTAGAAATAATTGAAGAAGCCATTGAAGATGCAAAAAAAAATGCAGAGCTTAATAATGTAGGGCATATAAACTTTTTTGCCGGAGATGTAATTAAAATTTGTAACAACGAGTTTTTTGCAGCGCATGGACGGCCCGATGTAATCTTAACCGACCCACCAAGGGCAGGGATGCACGAAAAACTGGTAAACAAATTGCTGGAAATAGAAGCGCCAAAGATTGTATATATAAGCTGCAATACGGCTACCCAGGCAAGGGATATTGCATTATTATCTGAAAAATATAAATTAATAAAATTGCAACCCGTAGATATGTTTCCTCATACGCACCATATTGAAAGCGTTGCACTACTAACCTTAAAAGAAAATTAA
- a CDS encoding rhomboid family intramembrane serine protease has translation MNLVIINVLVFLIQLLFDGKEGAVTGKLALWPVDSGEFKPYQLVTHMFTHGGFAHILFNMFALWSFGTWLEKVWGPKKFLFFYLACGFTAAAAQLLFSNAPAVGASGAIMGLFAAFAYLFPNAQLIMFPIPVPVKAKWAIAIMAAIDLFGGVNPTGSNIAHFAHLGGLIMGFILVIYWNKTNKKTFY, from the coding sequence ATGAACCTTGTAATCATTAATGTGCTAGTGTTTTTAATTCAGTTATTATTTGATGGCAAAGAAGGGGCAGTTACCGGAAAACTGGCTTTGTGGCCGGTGGACAGCGGTGAGTTTAAACCTTATCAACTGGTTACGCATATGTTCACACATGGAGGGTTTGCACACATCCTGTTTAATATGTTTGCCCTTTGGAGTTTTGGAACATGGTTGGAGAAAGTTTGGGGACCCAAAAAATTCCTGTTTTTTTATTTGGCTTGTGGTTTTACTGCTGCAGCTGCACAGCTTTTATTTTCAAATGCACCAGCAGTAGGCGCTTCGGGCGCAATTATGGGGCTATTTGCAGCTTTTGCATATTTGTTTCCCAATGCACAGCTTATCATGTTTCCTATTCCGGTACCGGTTAAAGCCAAGTGGGCCATTGCCATAATGGCGGCAATAGATTTATTTGGTGGAGTAAACCCCACGGGGAGTAATATTGCCCACTTTGCACACCTGGGCGGATTAATAATGGGTTTTATTTTGGTAATTTATTGGAACAAAACAAATAAGAAAACCTTTTATTAA
- a CDS encoding rhomboid family intramembrane serine protease, producing MGESDRYSDLKKRVTVSRNIFSPEGNALLSLFFINISFFLVLAFLKLGFTVSNYAPSLFENNILQWMALPGNSSHFWSKPWTLLTYMFCDVDIVRFIVNLIWLWVFGRILQSLYEEVKIVPVYIYGGIVAGITWLIAAYFFSGANKAPALLLGANLPIVTIAAVATFMVPNFKIMQHLNGGISLWILFVIFIAITVASSGSGLHVAAITGAIVTGFVYVFLLRKGIDAAAWMVKVYTKSGTWFAPKDKQTKIKKQVFYEAGNRLPFSKVQNVTQKRVDEILDKISQKGYEYLSNEEKEILKKASESDDIK from the coding sequence ATGGGTGAGTCAGACAGGTATAGCGATTTAAAAAAAAGGGTTACAGTCAGCAGGAATATTTTTAGCCCAGAAGGCAATGCTTTGCTTAGCCTGTTCTTTATTAATATTTCTTTTTTTTTGGTTTTGGCATTTTTAAAATTAGGCTTTACCGTAAGCAATTATGCGCCATCTTTATTTGAAAATAATATTTTGCAATGGATGGCTTTGCCGGGCAACTCATCTCATTTTTGGTCAAAGCCGTGGACCCTGCTTACCTATATGTTTTGCGATGTTGACATAGTACGTTTTATAGTAAATTTAATTTGGCTTTGGGTTTTTGGCAGGATTTTACAATCATTGTATGAAGAAGTAAAAATAGTACCTGTATACATTTACGGCGGTATAGTAGCCGGAATTACCTGGCTTATTGCTGCTTATTTTTTCTCAGGAGCAAATAAGGCGCCGGCCCTTTTATTAGGCGCCAACTTACCCATAGTTACCATAGCAGCTGTTGCAACTTTTATGGTTCCAAATTTTAAAATAATGCAACACTTAAATGGCGGAATATCGCTGTGGATTTTGTTTGTGATTTTTATTGCCATTACGGTTGCCTCCTCGGGTAGTGGATTACATGTAGCAGCAATTACCGGAGCAATAGTTACTGGCTTTGTATATGTTTTTTTATTAAGAAAAGGAATTGATGCCGCCGCATGGATGGTAAAAGTCTATACAAAGTCTGGTACATGGTTTGCGCCAAAAGACAAGCAAACAAAAATTAAAAAGCAAGTGTTTTACGAAGCCGGGAACCGCTTGCCGTTTTCTAAAGTTCAAAATGTTACTCAAAAAAGGGTTGATGAAATACTGGATAAAATAAGCCAAAAAGGATATGAATACCTGAGTAACGAAGAAAAAGAAATTTTAAAAAAGGCTTCGGAATCGGATGATATAAAATAA
- a CDS encoding glycine zipper 2TM domain-containing protein → MADTATTSTNTATAPSKAEPKVIEKVIIKERVVQAPSQQTNTTTPTTTPAATTETVSGQTAGTQGTGTTTETAPATTEPEKKKGMSNTAKGAIIGGVGGAVVGATVGKNAKGAIIGGVVGAAAGTIIGRSKDKKKAAADSTKN, encoded by the coding sequence ATGGCAGATACTGCAACCACAAGCACAAATACAGCTACAGCTCCTTCCAAAGCCGAACCCAAAGTAATTGAAAAAGTGATTATTAAAGAAAGAGTAGTACAGGCTCCAAGTCAACAAACAAACACAACTACACCTACAACTACTCCAGCAGCAACTACAGAAACGGTTTCAGGACAAACTGCCGGAACACAGGGTACAGGAACAACAACAGAAACAGCTCCAGCAACCACAGAACCAGAAAAAAAGAAAGGCATGAGCAACACGGCTAAAGGCGCCATTATTGGTGGCGTAGGTGGAGCAGTAGTGGGAGCCACTGTAGGTAAAAATGCAAAAGGCGCTATTATTGGCGGCGTGGTAGGTGCTGCCGCAGGTACAATTATTGGTAGAAGTAAAGACAAAAAGAAAGCTGCTGCTGATTCAACAAAAAACTAA
- a CDS encoding single-stranded DNA-binding protein: protein MYALKNKVQLIGNLGNAPDVRNTENGKKLVRFSMATNEVYRNAKGEKVTETQWHNIIAWGKVAEIAEKFLSKGAEICIEGKLVSRVYTDKEGNKKYFTEIQANELLMLGSKAVA, encoded by the coding sequence ATGTACGCATTAAAAAACAAAGTTCAATTGATTGGCAATTTAGGCAACGCACCGGACGTACGCAACACAGAAAATGGTAAAAAATTAGTGCGCTTCTCCATGGCAACCAATGAAGTTTACCGCAACGCAAAAGGCGAAAAGGTAACCGAAACACAATGGCATAATATTATCGCCTGGGGTAAAGTTGCTGAAATTGCTGAAAAATTCCTTTCTAAAGGCGCTGAAATATGCATTGAAGGAAAGCTGGTAAGCCGGGTTTATACCGATAAAGAAGGCAACAAAAAATACTTTACCGAAATCCAGGCCAATGAATTATTGATGCTCGGTAGCAAAGCAGTGGCTTAG
- a CDS encoding purine-nucleoside phosphorylase, whose translation MSVHISAAKGEIAKTVLMPGDPLRAKYVADNFLTEVKLVSQTRNAFYFTGKFDGTPVTIGASGMGCPSIGIYSYELYSEYEVDTIIRIGTCGAYTTELDLFDLVLVDAAASESTFAKYAWEIEGDLIKHQGDAYNKIVYTAKKLGLGLKTSNIHSSDIFYRKNPGTPAIAKKHNCLAVEMEAFSLFANALHLGKSAASLLTVSDIIPTHRFISANEREKALIPMMKLALEAVK comes from the coding sequence ATGAGTGTACACATTAGCGCAGCAAAAGGAGAAATAGCCAAAACCGTTTTAATGCCCGGCGACCCATTAAGGGCAAAATATGTTGCCGATAATTTTTTAACTGAAGTAAAACTGGTAAGCCAAACCCGTAATGCTTTTTATTTTACGGGAAAGTTTGATGGCACACCGGTAACCATTGGCGCCAGCGGAATGGGTTGCCCGTCAATTGGCATCTATTCCTACGAACTTTATTCAGAGTATGAAGTGGATACTATAATACGCATAGGTACCTGTGGCGCTTATACAACAGAGTTGGATTTATTTGACCTGGTACTGGTAGATGCAGCCGCAAGCGAATCTACTTTTGCCAAATATGCCTGGGAAATTGAAGGGGATTTAATAAAGCACCAGGGCGATGCTTATAATAAAATAGTATACACAGCAAAAAAACTTGGCCTTGGTTTAAAAACCAGCAATATACACAGCAGCGATATTTTTTATCGTAAAAACCCGGGCACACCGGCAATTGCAAAAAAGCATAATTGCCTAGCCGTAGAAATGGAAGCCTTTTCCTTATTTGCCAATGCACTGCATTTGGGTAAATCTGCAGCAAGCTTACTTACGGTTTCTGATATTATACCAACGCATCGTTTTATTTCTGCCAATGAAAGGGAAAAGGCCTTAATTCCCATGATGAAACTGGCGCTGGAAGCGGTAAAATAG
- a CDS encoding glycosyl transferase family 28 yields MSKISAGAKNPLTILIAPLDWGLGHATRCVPVIHELIKLGVTVIIAAEAAVKVVLKNEFPAVEIIPLKGYEINYSKTKAGFFSKLIMQSPKIIKAINYEHHWLTRFLKNNAIDAVISDNRFGLWTKTVPCVYITHQLNLHSPNFALTILGQKVHYSFINRYTECWVPDYEENGIAGKLSHPIHPPKTPLKYIGPLSRLKKKKSKKELDIFVALSGPEPQRTIFEKILAPQIKKSGLKSVFVRGLPSEIKTSYTDNDHFKMYNHLPSAQFNEMMQKAEMVICRSGYSSVMDLIVLGQKAILVPTPGQTEQEYLAAFLQDKKLFIAASQQDFSLSVQLEKAKKFNFQSAGDPQTNLKQVVKNLVERLRANRKIKGN; encoded by the coding sequence ATGAGTAAAATTTCAGCAGGCGCTAAAAACCCCCTCACCATACTTATTGCTCCATTAGATTGGGGCCTTGGTCACGCTACACGTTGTGTACCAGTAATTCATGAATTAATAAAATTAGGGGTAACTGTTATTATTGCTGCAGAAGCTGCTGTTAAGGTTGTATTAAAAAATGAGTTTCCTGCTGTGGAAATTATTCCGCTAAAAGGCTATGAAATTAATTACAGCAAAACCAAAGCTGGATTTTTCTCAAAACTTATAATGCAGTCCCCAAAAATTATTAAAGCAATAAATTATGAGCACCATTGGCTTACACGGTTTTTAAAAAATAATGCCATTGATGCGGTAATATCCGATAACCGTTTTGGTTTATGGACAAAAACCGTTCCCTGTGTTTATATAACCCACCAGTTGAACCTTCACAGCCCTAACTTTGCCTTAACTATTCTGGGCCAAAAAGTTCATTATAGCTTTATAAACCGCTATACCGAATGTTGGGTGCCCGATTATGAAGAAAACGGAATTGCAGGAAAACTTTCGCATCCCATTCATCCACCAAAAACACCCTTAAAATATATTGGGCCATTATCCCGCCTCAAAAAAAAGAAGAGTAAAAAGGAACTGGATATTTTTGTGGCTTTATCCGGGCCGGAACCCCAGCGAACCATTTTTGAAAAAATACTGGCACCACAAATAAAAAAATCGGGCCTCAAATCTGTATTTGTTCGTGGGCTCCCCAGCGAAATAAAAACCAGCTATACCGATAACGATCATTTTAAAATGTATAACCATCTTCCATCGGCACAGTTTAATGAAATGATGCAAAAGGCAGAAATGGTGATTTGCAGGTCGGGCTATTCCTCTGTTATGGATCTTATTGTTTTGGGCCAAAAGGCAATATTGGTGCCTACTCCAGGGCAAACCGAGCAAGAGTACCTTGCTGCATTTTTACAGGATAAAAAATTGTTTATAGCCGCCAGCCAGCAGGATTTTTCATTGAGTGTGCAATTAGAAAAAGCAAAAAAATTCAATTTTCAATCAGCAGGAGATCCACAAACAAACTTAAAGCAAGTAGTAAAAAACCTGGTGGAAAGGCTAAGGGCAAATAGAAAAATTAAAGGAAACTAA
- a CDS encoding glycosyltransferase family 2 protein, with amino-acid sequence MQQNGILQLSVIIINYNVKFFLEHCLLSLLKAAKEIDCEILVVDNASTDGSKEYLTDKFPQVHFYWLSSNLGFGKANNYAFQKAKADYILLLNPDTIIAEDSLMLCLEYFKTNGNCGALGVRMIDGNGSFLKESKRGFPTLARSFFRFSGLCNVFPHSKKISGYYCGHLPQNKSGRVEVLSGAFLMLQKKTIEAINGFDENFFMYGDDIDLSYRIHNAGMENHYFAGTTIVHFKGESTQRFSKSYVKHFYNAMHIYVNKHYQQNKTSRAFMHVFITASQCLAGFKLSIKKFLSKREPIKNLNAAIVSTQPEFNQMLQLIKFALPPVTVCGRIANTRNDTGANIGSWKNINTVVAQKKITLIAFCEGSNTFKNIITQMQETKVKQGFLIYSAGSNSMVGSNNKNSNGRIITRF; translated from the coding sequence TTGCAGCAAAATGGCATTTTGCAGTTATCGGTAATCATCATAAACTATAATGTAAAATTTTTTCTGGAGCATTGCCTGCTTTCTTTACTTAAAGCAGCAAAGGAAATTGATTGTGAAATACTAGTAGTTGATAATGCATCTACCGATGGAAGCAAAGAATACTTAACAGATAAATTTCCGCAGGTACACTTTTACTGGCTTAGCAGTAACCTGGGGTTTGGCAAAGCCAACAACTATGCTTTTCAAAAAGCAAAGGCTGATTATATACTATTGCTCAATCCTGATACAATAATTGCCGAAGACAGCCTAATGCTATGCCTTGAATATTTTAAAACAAATGGCAATTGCGGCGCATTGGGCGTAAGGATGATTGACGGCAACGGTAGTTTCTTAAAAGAAAGCAAAAGGGGATTTCCAACATTGGCCCGTTCGTTTTTTAGGTTCTCGGGTTTATGCAATGTATTTCCTCATTCCAAAAAAATATCGGGATATTATTGTGGCCATTTACCACAAAATAAAAGCGGCAGGGTAGAAGTACTGTCTGGCGCCTTTTTGATGTTACAAAAAAAGACCATTGAAGCCATTAATGGCTTTGATGAAAATTTTTTTATGTATGGCGATGATATTGACCTTAGTTATAGGATCCATAATGCCGGAATGGAAAACCATTATTTTGCCGGAACAACCATTGTACATTTTAAAGGTGAAAGTACACAAAGGTTCTCCAAAAGCTATGTAAAACATTTTTACAATGCCATGCACATTTATGTAAACAAGCATTATCAGCAAAATAAAACCTCCAGGGCTTTTATGCATGTGTTTATTACCGCCTCACAATGCCTGGCCGGTTTTAAATTAAGCATCAAAAAGTTTTTATCAAAACGGGAACCTATTAAAAACCTAAATGCTGCAATAGTGAGTACACAGCCGGAGTTTAACCAAATGTTGCAGCTCATAAAATTTGCACTGCCACCGGTTACAGTTTGTGGCAGAATTGCCAATACCAGAAACGACACAGGCGCCAACATAGGAAGTTGGAAAAATATAAATACTGTGGTTGCTCAAAAAAAAATAACCCTTATTGCTTTTTGTGAAGGCAGCAATACGTTTAAAAATATAATAACCCAAATGCAGGAAACAAAGGTTAAGCAAGGGTTTTTGATTTATAGCGCCGGCAGCAACAGCATGGTGGGCAGTAACAACAAAAACAGCAACGGTAGGATAATTACCAGGTTTTAG